One bacterium DNA segment encodes these proteins:
- a CDS encoding family 10 glycosylhydrolase — protein sequence MGAVLLLCVQALALDAPPKREFRGAWLATVHNLDWPSSRGLTPEVQRRELVDWLDELSAYGVNCVVLQIRPECDALYASPYEPWSYHLTGAQGVAPVPFYDPLAFAVQQAHQRGMELHAWFNPYRAVSNTGAYSLSPQHVSQRHSDWIITIGSIQFLNPGLPEVREYVVRVVMDVVRRYDIDGIHFDDYFYPYPPNQITTEDQDAFALYGQGSPDIHTWRRANVHTFVQMMHDSLQCVKPQVKFGISPFGIWKNGVPSGISGLSAYDAIYCDAVTWLQHQWVDYLTPQLYWKIGGAQDYSRLMRWWSARMNGRHLYTGNAAYRIYEWSSREMPNQLRLNRSGSPAFGQVFYRATSLRENPLGFTDSLKNNFYRFPSLMPVMSWKDSLPPCPPGELRFQPLTSGGPVLSWDAPLQAGDGDTAARYALYRIHHTEVKPADLQPASLLAVTGGRSLDPTPAAEAGPYSFVVTALDRAGNESGCSNVLQLAAPAAPQLVQPLDKTFDLGIAVRLSWRRNAAASRYRLQMTTDSTFARLLINQLLTDTTRSLQNLSPNLTYYWRVQAQNPAGCGEYSPVWVFRRAPASSAVAQNSSPPQQFRLEQNYPNPFNARTVISFELPRSGWVRLEVYNLMGRRVSLLTDRSLPAGAHSYVWEPRSLASGVYLYRLTFERRVLVRRMLLVK from the coding sequence GTGGGAGCTGTTCTTCTTCTCTGTGTGCAGGCTTTGGCCCTGGATGCTCCCCCCAAGCGCGAGTTTCGCGGCGCGTGGCTCGCAACGGTCCACAATCTTGACTGGCCCTCCAGCCGCGGTCTGACGCCAGAGGTTCAGCGCAGAGAATTGGTGGACTGGCTCGACGAGTTGTCCGCCTACGGCGTCAACTGCGTGGTGCTGCAGATTCGTCCTGAATGCGATGCACTGTACGCTTCCCCCTATGAACCTTGGTCCTATCATCTCACCGGTGCCCAGGGTGTCGCCCCTGTCCCGTTTTACGATCCGCTGGCCTTTGCCGTACAACAGGCGCATCAGCGCGGCATGGAACTGCACGCCTGGTTCAACCCCTACCGCGCGGTGAGCAACACCGGCGCTTATTCGCTTTCCCCGCAGCACGTGAGCCAGCGCCACTCCGACTGGATCATCACGATCGGCAGCATCCAATTTTTAAATCCGGGTCTGCCGGAGGTCCGGGAATATGTCGTTCGGGTGGTGATGGATGTGGTCAGACGCTATGATATCGACGGCATTCATTTTGATGATTACTTTTATCCCTATCCGCCGAACCAGATCACCACGGAAGATCAGGATGCCTTTGCGCTTTACGGCCAGGGCAGTCCGGACATCCACACATGGCGGCGTGCCAACGTCCACACGTTTGTGCAAATGATGCACGACAGCCTGCAGTGTGTTAAACCGCAGGTCAAATTCGGCATCAGTCCTTTCGGTATCTGGAAAAACGGCGTCCCCAGCGGCATCAGCGGCCTGTCCGCCTATGACGCGATCTATTGCGATGCGGTCACTTGGCTGCAGCATCAGTGGGTTGACTATCTCACGCCGCAGCTGTACTGGAAGATCGGCGGCGCGCAGGATTACAGCCGCTTGATGCGCTGGTGGAGCGCACGAATGAACGGCCGCCATCTGTACACCGGCAATGCCGCGTACCGGATTTACGAGTGGAGCAGCCGCGAGATGCCGAACCAGCTGCGTTTGAATCGTAGCGGCTCTCCGGCTTTTGGTCAGGTTTTTTACCGGGCCACCTCTTTGCGGGAAAATCCATTAGGGTTCACGGACAGCCTGAAAAACAATTTTTACCGTTTTCCGTCTCTGATGCCGGTGATGAGTTGGAAGGATTCTCTGCCGCCGTGTCCGCCCGGAGAGCTGCGATTTCAACCGCTGACAAGCGGCGGCCCGGTTCTCAGTTGGGACGCGCCGCTGCAGGCCGGCGATGGGGACACGGCCGCACGCTATGCGCTCTATCGCATCCATCACACCGAAGTGAAGCCGGCTGATCTGCAGCCAGCCAGCCTGTTGGCGGTGACCGGCGGCCGGTCGTTGGATCCGACGCCGGCGGCAGAGGCCGGCCCGTATTCCTTTGTTGTGACCGCTTTGGATCGCGCCGGCAATGAGAGCGGCTGCAGCAATGTCCTGCAACTGGCGGCGCCTGCGGCGCCGCAACTGGTGCAGCCGTTGGACAAGACCTTTGATCTCGGCATCGCCGTGCGCCTGAGCTGGCGCCGCAACGCGGCGGCGTCCCGCTATCGGCTGCAAATGACCACAGACTCGACCTTTGCGCGGTTGCTGATCAATCAGCTGCTGACGGACACCACCCGCTCACTGCAAAACCTGTCGCCGAACCTGACTTATTACTGGCGGGTGCAGGCGCAGAATCCGGCCGGCTGCGGTGAATACTCTCCGGTGTGGGTCTTTCGCCGGGCGCCCGCGTCTTCAGCGGTGGCGCAGAATTCTTCACCGCCGCAGCAGTTTCGTCTGGAGCAGAATTATCCTAATCCATTCAACGCACGGACGGTGATCTCTTTCGAGCTGCCGCGCAGCGGCTGGGTACGATTGGAAGTGTACAACTTGATGGGAAGGAGGGTGAGCCTTCTCACGGACCGTTCTTTGCCTGCCGGCGCGCATTCCTACGTATGGGAGCCGCGCTCCCTCGCCTCCGGCGTCTATCTCTATCGATTGACCTTTGAACGAAGGGTTTTGGTAAGAAGGATGTTGCTGGTAAAATAA